The proteins below come from a single Chloroflexota bacterium genomic window:
- a CDS encoding dihydrodipicolinate synthase family protein, whose translation MVAKLLTGVWPILVTPFTEDGRLDLASLRRLVEGSLGAGVNGVVALGVNAEAARLSDAERIVIAQTVAEVCRAASRPFLVTVSHPGTEVACQRAREAADLGAAGVMAAPPPFSRFGPPMLAHYAALREVGLPIVVQDYPPETAVTLTPEHLAEILAVCGPGAGIKVEDAPTPPKIGRLRALVGPDVGLVGGLGAMYLLSELRRGGDGAMTGFPMHDVMLTICRAMAAGDEATAEMAYRRWLPLMVLGAQPGVGLTIMKEVLRRRGLIAHAGLRKPGPALDEIGRRELDRVLAAASEA comes from the coding sequence ATGGTGGCGAAGCTGCTGACTGGCGTCTGGCCGATCCTGGTCACGCCGTTCACGGAGGACGGTCGCCTGGATCTCGCCAGCCTCAGGCGGCTGGTCGAAGGATCGCTGGGGGCGGGCGTCAACGGCGTCGTCGCGCTCGGCGTCAACGCCGAGGCCGCACGTCTCTCGGATGCCGAGCGCATTGTCATCGCGCAGACGGTGGCCGAGGTCTGCCGGGCGGCCAGCCGGCCGTTCCTGGTGACGGTCAGCCACCCGGGCACCGAGGTGGCGTGCCAGCGGGCCCGCGAGGCGGCCGACCTGGGAGCGGCCGGCGTCATGGCCGCCCCGCCCCCGTTCTCACGGTTCGGGCCGCCGATGCTGGCGCACTACGCCGCGCTGCGCGAGGTCGGGCTGCCCATCGTGGTGCAGGACTACCCGCCCGAGACCGCCGTGACTCTGACACCCGAACACCTGGCCGAGATCCTGGCCGTCTGCGGCCCCGGCGCCGGCATCAAGGTCGAAGACGCGCCAACGCCCCCGAAGATCGGACGGCTGCGCGCGCTGGTCGGGCCAGACGTCGGCCTGGTCGGCGGACTCGGCGCGATGTACCTGTTGAGCGAGCTGCGGCGCGGCGGTGACGGCGCGATGACCGGCTTCCCGATGCACGACGTGATGCTGACCATCTGCCGCGCAATGGCCGCCGGCGACGAGGCCACGGCCGAGATGGCCTACCGGCGCTGGCTGCCGCTGATGGTGCTCGGGGCGCAGCCGGGGGTGGGCCTGACCATCATGAAGGAGGTGCTGCGACGGCGCGGGCTGATCGCGCACGCTGGCCTGCGGAAGCCCGGCCCGGCCCTGGACGAGATCGGCCGGCGCGAGCTGGACCGAGTGCTGGCGGCGGCCTCGGAAGCCTGA